The sequence CGGGACCGACGCCATCGACATCGCCGCGGCGACCGAGCGAGGCGTTGCCGTGGTCAACAACCCGGGGTTGGGGGCCGCCCCGGTGTCCGAACACGCGGTCGCGTTGATGCTGGACCTCGCGAAGCAGATCACCCGCTCCGATGCCCGGGCCAGGCAGCCCGACGCGTGGGCCGACCGGAATCGGTCGCCGCGAATCGAGCTGGAGGGACGCACGCTCGGGCTGATCGGCCTGGGCAGCATCGGCTCGGAGGTGGCCCGGAAGTGCATCGCCGCGTTCCGGATGCAGGTGCTCGCGTACGACCCGTACGTCCCGGCCGCCAACGCGGAAGCGATGGGGGTCAGGTGGGTCGAGGAGCTGGCGGACGTCCTGCGCCAGTCCGACGTCGTTTCCGTGCACGCCGAGCTGAACGACGAGACCCGCGGCATGCTCGGCGAGCCCGAGCTGCGGTTGATGCGGCGGGAGGCGTTTCTCGTGAACACGGCCCGGGGGCCGATCGTCCAGCAAGGGGCGCTGATCCGGGCGCTTCGCGAGGGCTGGATCCAGGGAGCGGCGATCGACGTGTTCGACCCGGAGCCGCCGCCCTCGGGCAGCCCGCTGTTCGACCTGGACAATCTCATCCTCACCCCGCACGTGGCGGGGCTGACGGCCGAGGCGGTTCGCGCCCTCGCCGTCTCGGCCGCGACCCAGATCCTGCAGGTCCTCCGGGGAGAGCGGCCGCCGCACCTGCTCAATCCCGAGGTGTGGGAGCGGGTGGCCCGGCGGCTGGGCAGGGACGGCTGAAGGGCGGATGATGGATCGCTCGGGGCAAGGGTGCCGCCCTTGAACCCGGCGGCGCGCATCACCCGCGCCGCGATCCGCTTCGACGCGGGCCCCTCCGGCGCGGTCTGACGCCCGGGAGCGCCTCAGCCGTCGCCGCGCCCTGCCCTCCCCCCGCCGTACCGTTCCAGCAGCGTCGCGCGGGTCATCCAGATCTGCCGGATCTCCCTGCGGTTGCCCTGCGCGAGGCGCCGCCGGCCGGCGGGGTGGTAGCGGGCGAGCAGGAAGCGCTCCCACGCCGCCAGCCACCATCGGCCGAACGCGGAAATCGGCCAGTGTTCGAATCCCACCAGCCTGGCTTCGTCCCAGAACAGGCTGGGGCCGCCCACCATCTCGATCTCCCGGTACTCGGGGCGCGCGCGGAGCTCGCCGGCCAGCACCGGAAGGGCGCGAAAGACTTCCCGGCGGTACCGCAGGGCCCCCTTTCCCCCCTCGTGCAGGGAGGCGGCGAGCCGGTTGTCGACGTGGACCTCCCCCACGAGCGCGCCGCGCCGGACGACCGTGCCGTCCTTGAAGATCAGCGTTCGTCCGCGGTACCGGATCAGTCCGAGGCGGATGATGTACCCGCCGCCTCCGATCGGCCGGATGTGATACCGCCGATCGAACCATTCCTCGAGCCGGTCGGACAGACGGGTCACAGCGCCGGCTCCCGTCCCGCCACGCGCCGGAGTTGGGGATCCAGCGCGTCGCGGAGGCCGTCCCCCAGCAGGTTGACCCCCAGCACCATGATCCCGAGGGCGATCCCGGGGAACACCGCCATCCACGGCGCGATCCCGAGCGCGCGCGTCGCCTCCAACAGCATGCGGCCCCACGACGGCACCGGGGGTTGGGTGCCGACGCCGAGAAAGCTGAGCGACGCCTCGCTCAGCACCGCCCCGCTGAACGTCGTCGTCGCTTGGATCGCCAAAAGCGGGGCGACCTGGGGCATGACGTGCCGCCAGAGGATGCGCCCCTCGGTCGCGCCGAGGCCGCGCGCGGCCTCCACGAACTCGCGGCCGGCGACGACGAGCACCTGCGCCCGGGTCTGCCGCCAGAACACCGGCACGAGGACGATCCCGATCGCGATCATCGCCTGCACGTAGCCGGTGCCGAGCACCGCCACGATCGCCAGCGCCAGCAGGATCGCCGGGAACGCCATCAGCCCGTTCATCAGCTGGGCCAGGATCGCCGCCGGCCACCCCGCCCACCGCAAGCCCACCAGCGCCAGCGAGACCCCCGCGGCGAGGCCGATCCCCACGGCGACGGCCCCTACCTCGAACGCCACGGCGCCGCCGCCGAGCACCCGGGCGAGGAGATCGCGGCCGAGATCGTCGGTGCCGAAGACGTGGGCCCCGGTCGGCGGCTGAAGCCGCTCCTCGATCGCGATCCGGGTCGTCGCGTTTCCCCCCCACATCGCCTCGTACAGGACGCCGGCGAGGACGAATGCTACCAGCGCGAAGCCGACGATGAAATGGGGCGAGGCGCGCCGAGGGGTCATCCCGCCCCCACCCGCGGATCGACGGCGCCGTAGAGCAGGTCCACCAGCGTGTTGAGGACACAGACCAGCACCGCGAGCACGACCACCGCTCCCTGGACCACGGGGAGGTCGCGGGCGAAGATCCCCTGCAGCACCAGCCGGCCCATCCCGGGGAGCCCAAAGACCTGTTCCACGACGACCGCGCCGCCGAGGAGAAACCCGAACTGCAATCCGGCGATCGTCAGCACCGGGATGAGCGCGTTCCGCAGGACGTGGCGGAGCAGCACCGATCGCTCGCCGAGCCCCTTCCCCCGCGCCGTCCGGACGTAGTCGCGGCCCAACTCCTCGAGCACCGAGCCGCGGATGAACCGCATCAGCTGCGCGGCGCGGGCCACCCCCAGCGTGACGGCGGGGAGCACCAGATGCCCCACCCACGCCCCGGCGCCGCCGCGGATCGGCGCGTAGCCCTGCAGGGGCAGCCACCTCAGCGTGACGCTGAAGCCCAGCAGCAGCAGGATCCCCACCCAGAAGTTCGGGACGGCGAGCCCGGCCTGGGTGGCGGCCGCGAGGCCGAGGTCGAGCGGCGACCGGGCGCGCACCGCGGCGAGCAGGCCGAGCGGGAGGGCGACGGCGACGGTCACCGCTATCGCCGCGGCGGCAAGCGAGAGCGTCACCGGCAGCCGCTCCGCGATCAGCGCCGCGACCGGCGCACGGAAGCGGATCGACTCGCCGAGCCGTCCGGTCGCCAGCCCGCCGACCCAGGCGGCGTACTGCTCCCAGATCGGCCGGTCCTCCCCCAGCTGGTGCCGGAGCTGACGGAGCTCCTCGGGCGGGGCCTCCAGCCCGAGCATCAGGGCGGCGGGATCGCCCGGGATCACGCGCAGCAGGACAAAGGCGATCGTGGCGGTCACGACGACGGTGGGGACGACGGTCAGGGCGCGGAGGGCGCGCATGCCGCGCGCTACTTGGCGGCGGTCCGGAGGTCGTACGTGTCGATCGCGTACATCTCCTTCACGCCGCGGACGCCGCGTCGCATCGCCAGCAGGTCCTCGGGCTCGCCGAGGTACACCATCGCCGCGTCCTGGGTCATCCGCCGGAGGGCGTCGGCGTAGGTCCGCCTCCGCAGGTCGGCCCGCAGGGTGAACCGTCCGGCGTCGATCAGGGCGGCGACCTGGGGGTTACTGTACTGCACGTAGCTGCGGGCCGGGTCGCCGTACCCGGCCAGCCGCCCGTCCGGATCGAGCTTCCCGGTGTGGCCGATGATCGTCAGATCGTAATCGTGCGGGCCGCCGAAAATCCTCGACAGCCAAAATCCGAACTCCACCACCCGGATCTTGGCCTGGATGCCCACCGACCCCAGCATCGCCTGGACGAGCTCGCCGGCCTTGATGTGCGTCGCGTAGGGCTGGGGGAGCGCGAGGTCGGTGGAGAACCCCGACGGGTATCCCGCCTCGGCCAGCAGCAGCTTGGCTTTCGCCGGGTTGTAGGGATACGGATCCCCGAGGTCCACGTAGTACGGGCTCAGGGCGTCCATGAACTCCGCCACGGGGGAGGAGCCCGGGCCGTAGGCGGTCTTGAGCACGGCCGCCCGGTCGATGGCGTACCAGAGCGCCCGGCGCACCCGGACGTCGGTGTAGGGCTTGCGGGCGTTGTTGATCGCGACGACGTTTACGGTCGAGCTCTGCCGCCTGACGATCGTGACCCTGGTGTCGCGTTCGAGCTTCGGCAGTTCCAGCGGATCGACCGCGTCCACGACGTCGTACTCGCCGGTGAGGAGCCCGGCGGTCTTCACCGGGCCCTCCGAGACGAACCGGAAGGTCACCCCGTCCAGCTCGGGTTCGCCCTTGGCGAAGTACCCGTCGAACTTTCCCAGGCGCAGGTAGCTGTCTCGCGACCACTCCATGATCCGGAACGGCCCGGTGCCGACCGGCCGGCTGCCGAGGTCGTCTCCAGAGGCGATCGCGTCTTTGGGGAGGATCGCGCCCCACCCCTGCCCCAGGGCCGCCAGGAACGGGGCGAAGGCCTGGGTGAGCACGAACCGGACGGTGAGCGGATCGACCGCCTCGACCCGCTCGATGGCCGCGTAGTCGCCCCGCTTCGGCGACGCCGTCTTGGGATCGAGGATCCGGGTGAAGGTCGCCACCACATCCTGGGCGTCGAGCGCCTTTCCGCTGTGGAAGTGGACGCCCGGCCTGAGTGCGAAGGTCCACTGTTGGCCGTCCGGCGACATCGCCCACGACCGGGCGAGATCGGGCACCAGGACCCCATGGTCGTCCGGCTCGACCAGCGTGTCGTAGAGGCTCTTCATCATCTGGAATGCGAGGGTCGCCGCCGTGCGCTGGGGATCGAGGGTATCGGGCCCCCCGGAAATCGCGAAGTTGAGGGTGCCGCCCCGGCTCTCGGCCGGGTGGGGGGCGAGCGCCGCCAGGCAGACCGCGGCCAGCAGGACGAGGGCACGGCGGCCGGTCATGGCTGGGGTATTCGATCCACGACCGAACGCACCTTCCCTTCTATAGAAGAGGGCGCGTCCCGGCGATCGTCGATCTTGATGACGGTGGAGAGCCGCAGCGCTCCGCGGGCGAAGCAGGCCCGGTGGATCGCCGGCACGAGCGCCAGCAGTTCCTCGAGCCCGCCCTCCACCTCGGTGTGCATCGCCCGGAGCTGGTAGCGCAGGCCGCTCCGCTTGATCACCCCGAGCGCGTCGGCGACGTACGCCCCCACGCTCGGGGATCCCGTCCCAATCGGGGTCACGCTGATCGCCAGAATCGCCACCGCTCTCCCCTCCCCCCGAATCGGCGCACCCCTCCGCCCGGACGATCTGCTACGATGGGCTTCGGCGGCGGGCACGCCCCCCCGAGTCTAGCACACAGCCCGCCGGCGCCCGGCGTGTGACGGGAATGCCTGAGGGGGAATACAGGAGGTCGCGCATGCCGCAGGATCTCGCATCCGCGTCGCGGACCGGAGAGGGAGGCTGACCGATGCCCAGCGATGTGCCGGCCGCCCTCTCCCCCGGGCTGCTCGCCAGGCGGACGAAGATCGTGGCGACGATCGGCCCCGCCAGCAAAGACGCCAGGGTCCTCCGGCGGCTCCTCGCCGCGGGGATGGACGTGGCGCGGCTGAATTTCTCGCACGGCACGCGCGAGGAGCACGGGCGCACGATCCGGCTCCTCAGGAAGATCGCCGCCGAGGCCGGCCTCCCCCTGGCGATCCTCCAAGATCTCCAAGGCCCCAAGATCCGGGTGGGGCGGCTCGCCGCGCCGGTGCGGCTCGTGGAGGGTGCCGAAGTCGTCCTCACGACCCGCCGTGTCGTGGGGAGGGGGAGCCAGATTCCCGTCCCGTTCCCCGGGCTGGTGCGGATCGTCAGGCCCGGCGGGCACATCCTGCTGCGGGACGGCACCCTGGAACTTCAGGTGCTGGCCAGACGCGGACGCGACGTCCGCTGCCGGGTGGTGCGGGGCGGCGTGCTCAAGGAGCGCCAGGGGATCAACCTCCCCGGTGCCCGGCTGCGGGGGCCGTCGCTCACGCCCAAGGACGCGATCGACCTCCGGTTCGGGCTGCGCCACGGGGTCGACTACGTCGCGCTGAGCTTCGTCCGCAGCGCCGCCGACCTCAGGCACGCGCGGCGGGCGCTGCGCCGGTTGGGGCGGACGGTGCCGATCGTCGCCAAACTCGAGAAAGCGGAGGCGGTCCGCAACCTCGACGAGATCGTCGCGGAGGCGGACGCGGTGATGGTGGCGCGGGGCGACCTCGGCGTGGAGCTGCCTCCGGAGGAAGTCCCGCTCATCCAGAAGCGGATCATCACCCGGGCGAACGAGCGGGGGATCCCCGTGATCACCGCGACCCAGATGCTCGAGTCCATGGTCCGCCAGGCGCGGCCGACCCGGGCCGAGACCTCGGATGTCGCGAACGCCATCCTGGACGGCAGCGACGCGGTGATGCTCTCCGAGGAGACGGCGGCCGGCCGGTTCCCGGTCGAAGCGGTGCAGGCGATGGCCCGCATCGCCCGGGCGGTGGAATCCGGGACCGAATTCTCGTCGGGAAGCCGCCGCCCCGCGCGGCCGAGCTTCCTGCACGCGATCGCCACCGCCGCCCGGGCGCTGGCGGCGGACCTCGCCATGGACATGGTGGTCGCGCTCACCACGACCGGCCGCACCGCGCGCCTGCTCTCGCAGATGCGGCCGCCGGTGCCGGTGCTCGCCTGCACGGAGGACGAGCGCGTCGCGCGCCTGCTGAGCCTCTACTGGGGCGTGCGCCCGCTGCTGACCCGGTTTCAGCCGACGTTGCGGGCGATGGTGCGGGTGCTCGACCGGGAGCTCATCCGCCGCGGCGTCGCCAGTGCCGGGGATGCTCTGGTCGTGGTCGGGTCGGTCCCGATCGTCGCCCGAGGGCGGACGAACTTCATCCAGCTCCACCGCGTCGGCCGGAGCGGCACGGAGGCCTGAGCGGGCGGCCGCGGGAAGAATATCGGGCGGGCGGGC comes from bacterium and encodes:
- a CDS encoding hydroxyacid dehydrogenase, whose amino-acid sequence is MPRKRPTVVLIEAMYHRAGEDLLREQADVRVLTGATPEMIREALGTAAAAWVRYPTRLHGEAIRNGAALLVISTSGRGTDAIDIAAATERGVAVVNNPGLGAAPVSEHAVALMLDLAKQITRSDARARQPDAWADRNRSPRIELEGRTLGLIGLGSIGSEVARKCIAAFRMQVLAYDPYVPAANAEAMGVRWVEELADVLRQSDVVSVHAELNDETRGMLGEPELRLMRREAFLVNTARGPIVQQGALIRALREGWIQGAAIDVFDPEPPPSGSPLFDLDNLILTPHVAGLTAEAVRALAVSAATQILQVLRGERPPHLLNPEVWERVARRLGRDG
- a CDS encoding ABC transporter permease, with product MTPRRASPHFIVGFALVAFVLAGVLYEAMWGGNATTRIAIEERLQPPTGAHVFGTDDLGRDLLARVLGGGAVAFEVGAVAVGIGLAAGVSLALVGLRWAGWPAAILAQLMNGLMAFPAILLALAIVAVLGTGYVQAMIAIGIVLVPVFWRQTRAQVLVVAGREFVEAARGLGATEGRILWRHVMPQVAPLLAIQATTTFSGAVLSEASLSFLGVGTQPPVPSWGRMLLEATRALGIAPWMAVFPGIALGIMVLGVNLLGDGLRDALDPQLRRVAGREPAL
- a CDS encoding ABC transporter permease produces the protein MRALRALTVVPTVVVTATIAFVLLRVIPGDPAALMLGLEAPPEELRQLRHQLGEDRPIWEQYAAWVGGLATGRLGESIRFRAPVAALIAERLPVTLSLAAAAIAVTVAVALPLGLLAAVRARSPLDLGLAAATQAGLAVPNFWVGILLLLGFSVTLRWLPLQGYAPIRGGAGAWVGHLVLPAVTLGVARAAQLMRFIRGSVLEELGRDYVRTARGKGLGERSVLLRHVLRNALIPVLTIAGLQFGFLLGGAVVVEQVFGLPGMGRLVLQGIFARDLPVVQGAVVVLAVLVCVLNTLVDLLYGAVDPRVGAG
- a CDS encoding ABC transporter substrate-binding protein; this encodes MTGRRALVLLAAVCLAALAPHPAESRGGTLNFAISGGPDTLDPQRTAATLAFQMMKSLYDTLVEPDDHGVLVPDLARSWAMSPDGQQWTFALRPGVHFHSGKALDAQDVVATFTRILDPKTASPKRGDYAAIERVEAVDPLTVRFVLTQAFAPFLAALGQGWGAILPKDAIASGDDLGSRPVGTGPFRIMEWSRDSYLRLGKFDGYFAKGEPELDGVTFRFVSEGPVKTAGLLTGEYDVVDAVDPLELPKLERDTRVTIVRRQSSTVNVVAINNARKPYTDVRVRRALWYAIDRAAVLKTAYGPGSSPVAEFMDALSPYYVDLGDPYPYNPAKAKLLLAEAGYPSGFSTDLALPQPYATHIKAGELVQAMLGSVGIQAKIRVVEFGFWLSRIFGGPHDYDLTIIGHTGKLDPDGRLAGYGDPARSYVQYSNPQVAALIDAGRFTLRADLRRRTYADALRRMTQDAAMVYLGEPEDLLAMRRGVRGVKEMYAIDTYDLRTAAK
- a CDS encoding MTH1187 family thiamine-binding protein; protein product: MAILAISVTPIGTGSPSVGAYVADALGVIKRSGLRYQLRAMHTEVEGGLEELLALVPAIHRACFARGALRLSTVIKIDDRRDAPSSIEGKVRSVVDRIPQP
- the pyk gene encoding pyruvate kinase, with the translated sequence MPSDVPAALSPGLLARRTKIVATIGPASKDARVLRRLLAAGMDVARLNFSHGTREEHGRTIRLLRKIAAEAGLPLAILQDLQGPKIRVGRLAAPVRLVEGAEVVLTTRRVVGRGSQIPVPFPGLVRIVRPGGHILLRDGTLELQVLARRGRDVRCRVVRGGVLKERQGINLPGARLRGPSLTPKDAIDLRFGLRHGVDYVALSFVRSAADLRHARRALRRLGRTVPIVAKLEKAEAVRNLDEIVAEADAVMVARGDLGVELPPEEVPLIQKRIITRANERGIPVITATQMLESMVRQARPTRAETSDVANAILDGSDAVMLSEETAAGRFPVEAVQAMARIARAVESGTEFSSGSRRPARPSFLHAIATAARALAADLAMDMVVALTTTGRTARLLSQMRPPVPVLACTEDERVARLLSLYWGVRPLLTRFQPTLRAMVRVLDRELIRRGVASAGDALVVVGSVPIVARGRTNFIQLHRVGRSGTEA